One Dietzia sp. JS16-p6b genomic window carries:
- a CDS encoding asparaginase, with protein sequence MTSVQTSTDTPHVVICTTGGTITASTVPGGAVMAGDSAAATQAMLDGLRSALPASIRVSARAVLDADSSTFGPAEWDDLVDAVADVLADPEVAGVVVAHGTDTLEETVMALDLHHSDPRPVAVTGAQLPADHPESDGPANLLDAVLLAADPVSRGLGVLVVLGRAILQARGVRKWHTTEPVAFARNAPDQPVEGLPPELERPTLPGRARFSGTRVDVVSCPPGSDAVALRACVDAGARGLVLEGTGSGNLPPLVAEAVADLSVERPDIVVATSTRVPRGEATPTYSGPGGGADLARRGVLSCGYLRSSQARVLLTALLARADAAEVRSQWSRYHLYS encoded by the coding sequence GTGACCAGCGTCCAGACCAGCACCGATACCCCCCACGTCGTGATCTGCACCACCGGCGGGACGATCACCGCCTCCACGGTGCCGGGAGGGGCGGTGATGGCGGGCGACTCGGCCGCGGCGACGCAGGCCATGCTCGACGGGCTGCGCTCGGCGCTGCCGGCTTCGATCCGGGTGAGCGCGCGGGCCGTGCTGGACGCCGACTCGTCGACGTTCGGCCCCGCGGAGTGGGACGACCTCGTCGACGCGGTCGCGGACGTCCTCGCCGATCCGGAGGTGGCCGGGGTCGTGGTGGCCCACGGGACGGACACGCTGGAGGAGACGGTCATGGCGCTGGACCTCCACCACAGCGACCCCCGGCCGGTGGCGGTCACCGGTGCCCAGCTGCCCGCGGATCACCCCGAGTCCGACGGGCCCGCGAACCTCCTCGACGCGGTGCTGCTCGCGGCCGACCCGGTCTCACGTGGTCTCGGCGTCCTCGTGGTGCTGGGACGGGCGATCCTCCAGGCCCGAGGGGTCCGCAAGTGGCACACCACAGAGCCCGTCGCCTTTGCCCGCAACGCCCCGGACCAGCCGGTCGAGGGTCTGCCGCCGGAGCTCGAGCGACCCACCCTGCCCGGCCGGGCCCGGTTCTCCGGGACCCGGGTGGACGTGGTGTCCTGCCCGCCCGGCTCGGACGCCGTGGCGCTGCGGGCCTGCGTGGACGCCGGGGCCCGCGGGCTGGTCCTCGAGGGGACCGGGTCCGGCAACCTGCCCCCACTTGTGGCCGAGGCCGTCGCGGACCTGTCCGTGGAGCGCCCGGACATCGTGGTGGCGACCTCGACCCGTGTTCCGAGAGGCGAGGCGACGCCCACGTACTCGGGCCCCGGCGGCGGGGCGGATCTCGCGAGGCGAGGCGTTCTGAGCTGCGGTTACCTGCGCTCCTCCCAGGCGCGGGTCCTGCTCACCGCGCTGCTCGCGCGCGCCGACGCCGCCGAGGTCCGCTCACAGTGGTCCCGGTACCACCTCTACAGCTGA
- the lspA gene encoding signal peptidase II, producing MTETNGTRSDAAGTTPGGTGARYFRAGPVAMLMIAAVIVAVDQVTKALAVWGLEGQDPIRIVGDSVRLLLLRNPGAAFSMGTGSTVVLSIVATVVVVGLLWFSRRVHSRWWAWGLGLILGGAAGNLVDRYVRAPGFLEGHVVDFVSVGWWPVFNVADSSLVIGVIVVAVAVVKGVEFDGSRGPVEKGGADG from the coding sequence ATGACGGAGACCAACGGGACGCGGTCCGATGCGGCGGGGACGACGCCCGGTGGGACCGGTGCCCGATACTTCAGGGCGGGGCCGGTCGCCATGCTGATGATCGCGGCGGTGATCGTGGCGGTGGATCAGGTGACCAAGGCGCTGGCGGTGTGGGGTCTCGAGGGGCAGGACCCGATCCGGATCGTCGGTGATTCCGTGCGGCTCCTCCTGCTCCGCAACCCCGGCGCGGCCTTCTCGATGGGCACGGGGTCGACAGTCGTGCTGAGCATCGTGGCCACCGTGGTCGTGGTGGGACTGCTGTGGTTCTCGCGGCGGGTCCACTCGAGGTGGTGGGCGTGGGGGCTCGGGTTGATCCTGGGTGGCGCCGCGGGCAACCTCGTGGACCGGTACGTCCGGGCCCCCGGCTTCCTGGAGGGCCACGTGGTGGACTTCGTCTCGGTGGGGTGGTGGCCGGTGTTCAACGTCGCCGATTCGAGTCTGGTCATCGGTGTGATCGTGGTGGCCGTCGCCGTGGTCAAGGGAGTGGAGTTCGACGGCTCGCGGGGGCCAGTGGAGAAGGGCGGGGCGGATGGGTGA
- a CDS encoding RluA family pseudouridine synthase: MGELRTFPVPDGLDGMRVDAGVSRLLGLSRTAVADLAGQGKVLVDGRAVGKSDKLTGMSWIEVEMPDPRAEPAVVAEPVEGMAVVYSDADLVVVDKPVGVAAHASVGWTGPTVIGGLAAAGYRISTSGPPERKGIVHRLDVGTSGLMVVAASERAYTLLKRAFRDRTVDKTYHALVQGHPDPLSGTIDAPIGRHTSNDWRFAVTSDGKHSITHYDTLEAHQAATLVEVKLETGRTHQIRVHFSALHHPCAGDLTYGADPVLARRLGLERQWLHAVGLGFDHPGTGERVDFTSPYPDDLQHALDALRAA, translated from the coding sequence ATGGGTGAGCTGCGCACATTCCCCGTCCCGGACGGTCTCGACGGGATGAGGGTGGACGCCGGTGTCTCCCGCCTCCTCGGGCTGTCCCGGACCGCGGTCGCCGATCTCGCCGGGCAGGGCAAGGTGTTGGTCGACGGCCGGGCGGTGGGGAAGTCGGACAAGCTCACCGGGATGTCGTGGATCGAGGTCGAGATGCCCGATCCGCGGGCCGAGCCCGCGGTGGTCGCAGAGCCGGTCGAGGGGATGGCCGTCGTCTACTCGGATGCCGACCTCGTCGTCGTCGACAAACCCGTCGGCGTGGCGGCGCACGCCTCGGTGGGCTGGACCGGCCCCACCGTGATCGGTGGGCTGGCGGCCGCCGGATACCGCATCTCCACCTCGGGGCCGCCGGAGCGCAAGGGGATCGTCCACCGACTCGACGTGGGCACGTCCGGACTGATGGTGGTGGCGGCCTCCGAGCGGGCGTACACGCTGCTCAAACGGGCGTTCCGCGACCGCACCGTGGACAAGACCTACCACGCGCTCGTCCAGGGCCACCCCGATCCGCTGTCCGGGACGATCGACGCGCCCATCGGCCGCCACACGTCCAACGACTGGCGGTTCGCGGTCACCTCGGACGGCAAGCACTCCATCACGCATTACGACACGCTCGAGGCGCACCAGGCGGCAACGCTCGTCGAGGTCAAGCTCGAGACCGGTCGAACCCATCAGATCCGCGTCCACTTCTCGGCCCTCCACCACCCGTGCGCGGGCGACCTCACCTACGGCGCGGACCCGGTGCTGGCGAGGCGGTTGGGGCTGGAACGGCAGTGGCTGCACGCGGTGGGGCTCGGGTTCGATCACCCCGGCACGGGTGAACGCGTGGACTTCACCAGCCCGTACCCTGACGATCTCCAGCACGCGCTGGACGCCCTCCGCGCCGCGTGA
- the rarD gene encoding EamA family transporter RarD, translated as MARMRDRGVVIGKRDPTDRSVAIGMLAGACAYTLWGFFPAFFPLLEPAGAVEIVGHRVVWSLVIMALVLSVTRRWRQLWSLDRLSWARIAGAAGFITVNWGVYVYTVNSERVTEAALGYTINPLVSVLLGVLIFRERLNRPQVGAVALAVVAVGVLTAGYGHVPYLSLLLATSFGFYGVVKKKLRADPVVGMTGEVLVIAPLALSVLVWLGVTGAGTFTGHGVGHSALLAASGVVTVVPLLLFATAAQRIPLATVGMLQYIIPILQMAWGLLVVGERLDAVQWAGFALIWTAVIVFTLAGRSPRSARAGVSGRVGAATYTGPDKP; from the coding sequence ATGGCACGGATGCGTGACCGTGGCGTGGTGATCGGGAAGCGGGACCCCACCGACCGGTCCGTGGCGATCGGGATGCTCGCCGGTGCCTGTGCCTACACCCTGTGGGGGTTCTTCCCCGCGTTCTTCCCGTTGCTCGAACCCGCGGGTGCGGTCGAGATCGTGGGCCACCGCGTCGTGTGGTCGCTGGTGATCATGGCGCTGGTGCTCTCCGTCACCCGGCGATGGCGGCAGCTGTGGTCCCTCGACCGTCTCTCGTGGGCGCGGATCGCCGGGGCCGCCGGGTTCATCACCGTGAACTGGGGGGTCTACGTCTACACGGTCAACTCCGAACGGGTCACCGAGGCCGCGCTCGGGTACACGATCAACCCCCTGGTGAGCGTCCTGCTCGGGGTCCTGATCTTCCGCGAGCGGCTGAACCGGCCACAGGTGGGCGCGGTGGCCCTCGCCGTGGTCGCGGTGGGCGTTCTCACCGCGGGATACGGACACGTCCCGTACCTCTCGCTTCTGCTCGCGACGAGTTTCGGCTTCTACGGGGTCGTCAAGAAGAAGCTCCGTGCGGACCCGGTGGTCGGGATGACCGGGGAGGTGCTGGTCATCGCCCCCCTCGCCCTGTCCGTGCTGGTGTGGCTGGGTGTGACCGGCGCGGGCACGTTCACCGGGCACGGGGTGGGGCACTCGGCGCTGCTCGCCGCCAGCGGAGTGGTGACCGTGGTGCCCCTGCTCCTGTTCGCGACGGCCGCCCAGCGCATCCCCCTGGCCACCGTGGGAATGCTGCAGTACATCATCCCGATCCTGCAGATGGCCTGGGGACTGCTCGTGGTGGGCGAGCGGCTGGACGCGGTCCAGTGGGCCGGTTTCGCGCTGATCTGGACCGCGGTGATCGTGTTCACGCTGGCGGGGCGGTCGCCACGCTCGGCGCGTGCTGGGGTTTCGGGTCGTGTCGGAGCGGCGACCTACACTGGGCCGGACAAGCCGTAG
- the dnaE gene encoding DNA polymerase III subunit alpha, with translation MGGSQFVHLHNHTEFSMLDGMAQITPLFAEASRLGMPAVGMTDHGNMYGSSDFYKQAVKTGITPIIGIEAYVAPESRFNKKRVLWGEKHQKGDDVAGSGAYTHMTMLAENATGLRNLFLLSSLASYEGQLGKWARMDAEILAEHSEGIIATSGCPSGEIQTRLRLGQRKEAYEAAEKWQSIFGKDNFFLELMDHGIDIERRVREDLVALGRDLGMPPLVTNDCHYVTREQAHAHEAMLCVQTGKTLADENRFKFDGDGYFLKSADEMRAQWDPEVPGGCDNTLWIAERVQPYDEIWAPRDRMPKFPVPEGETEDTWLAREVHKGLEWRFPAGVPQEYLDRAQFELEVIKGKGYPGYFLVVGDLIEYARSIGIKVGPGRGSAAGALVAYALKITNIDPIEHGLLFERFLNPERPSAPDIDIDFDDRRRGEMIRYASEKWGSDKIAQVITFGTIKTKAAIKDAARVNFGQPGYAIADRITKALPPAIMAKDIPLSGITDPTHERYGEASEVRQLIETDPDVKRIYDTARGLEGMVRQAGVHACAVIMSSEPLLDVIPMWKRAQDGALITGWDYPSCEDIGLLKMDFLGLRNLTVIGDCLENIKSNRGEEIDLDTLSTDDQATYDLLASGDTLGVFQLDSGGMRELLKRMKPTGFNDIVAALALYRPGPMGMGTHWNYADRKNGKQELTPIHPELEEPLKEILGETHGLIVYQEQIMAISRELAGYTAGEADGFRKAMGKKKAEVLAAEYEKFSGGMGERGFSKEAVDALWGTIEPFASYAFNKSHAAGYGLVSFWTGYLKANYPAEYMAALLTSVGDDKDKAALYLSNCRQMGIRVLPPSVNESLTNFVSVGEDIRFGMGAVRNVGTHVVDSVVSARKEKGEFTDFSDYLAKIDQTACTKKVTESLIKAGAFDSLGHPRKGLFLVHADAVESVMSTKKAEAVGQFDLFGGGDAEDAGGASAFSDVFAVRVPDEEWDIKQKLALEREMLGLYVSGHPLDGLESALAAKTDTSIATIHEGELPHGTAVTIGGIISGVDRRVNKNGEPWAIVTIEDFNGSVEVLFFPKTYRLAALDIAEDAVVLVKARINIREDRVSVFGDTLEVPDLVVGGNGAPLALTLPTKMCTIETVTALKQVLGRHPGPSDVHLRLVNGTSSTVLRLDDHLRVETSSSLMGDLKALLGPGCLTG, from the coding sequence GTGGGCGGATCCCAGTTCGTGCATCTGCACAATCACACCGAGTTCTCGATGCTCGACGGGATGGCGCAGATCACCCCGTTGTTCGCCGAGGCCTCCAGGCTGGGGATGCCGGCGGTGGGAATGACCGACCACGGGAACATGTACGGCTCCTCGGACTTCTACAAGCAGGCCGTCAAGACCGGGATCACACCGATCATCGGCATCGAGGCGTACGTCGCCCCCGAGTCCAGGTTCAACAAGAAGCGTGTGCTGTGGGGCGAGAAGCACCAGAAGGGTGACGACGTCGCGGGGTCGGGCGCCTACACCCACATGACCATGCTCGCGGAGAACGCCACCGGTCTGCGCAATCTGTTCCTGCTGTCCTCCCTGGCCTCGTACGAGGGACAACTGGGTAAGTGGGCCCGCATGGACGCCGAGATCCTCGCCGAGCACTCCGAGGGGATCATCGCCACCTCCGGATGCCCCTCCGGAGAGATCCAGACCCGCCTGCGCCTGGGTCAGCGCAAGGAGGCCTACGAGGCGGCCGAGAAGTGGCAGTCGATCTTCGGGAAGGACAACTTCTTCCTGGAGCTCATGGACCACGGAATCGACATCGAGCGACGGGTCCGGGAGGACCTGGTCGCGCTGGGCAGGGACCTGGGTATGCCGCCGCTGGTGACCAACGACTGCCACTATGTCACCCGCGAACAGGCCCACGCCCACGAGGCGATGCTGTGCGTGCAGACGGGCAAGACCCTCGCCGACGAGAACCGTTTCAAGTTCGACGGCGACGGGTACTTCCTCAAGTCCGCCGACGAGATGCGGGCCCAGTGGGATCCCGAGGTCCCCGGTGGGTGCGACAACACGCTGTGGATCGCCGAACGCGTCCAGCCGTACGACGAGATCTGGGCCCCGAGGGACCGGATGCCCAAGTTCCCGGTGCCCGAGGGCGAGACGGAGGACACGTGGCTGGCCCGTGAGGTCCACAAGGGTCTGGAGTGGCGCTTTCCCGCGGGGGTACCGCAGGAGTACCTGGACCGCGCGCAGTTCGAACTCGAGGTGATCAAGGGCAAGGGGTACCCCGGGTACTTCCTCGTGGTCGGTGACCTCATCGAGTACGCCCGTTCCATCGGGATCAAGGTCGGTCCGGGCCGGGGCTCCGCGGCGGGTGCGCTCGTGGCCTACGCACTCAAGATCACCAACATCGACCCGATCGAGCACGGCCTGCTGTTCGAGAGATTCCTCAACCCGGAGCGCCCGTCCGCGCCGGATATCGATATCGACTTCGACGACCGCCGCCGCGGCGAGATGATCCGCTATGCCAGCGAGAAATGGGGTTCGGACAAGATCGCCCAGGTCATTACGTTCGGCACCATCAAGACCAAGGCCGCCATCAAGGACGCCGCCCGCGTGAACTTCGGCCAGCCCGGCTACGCGATCGCCGACCGGATCACCAAGGCCCTGCCGCCGGCGATCATGGCCAAGGACATCCCCCTGTCGGGCATCACCGACCCCACGCACGAGCGCTACGGCGAGGCCTCGGAGGTCCGCCAGCTCATCGAGACGGACCCGGACGTCAAGCGGATCTACGACACCGCCCGCGGGCTGGAGGGCATGGTCCGCCAGGCGGGCGTCCACGCGTGTGCGGTGATCATGTCCTCCGAGCCGCTGCTCGACGTGATCCCCATGTGGAAGCGTGCCCAGGACGGCGCCCTCATCACCGGCTGGGACTACCCCTCGTGCGAGGACATCGGCCTGCTCAAGATGGATTTCTTGGGCCTGCGCAACCTCACTGTGATCGGCGACTGCCTGGAGAACATCAAGTCCAACCGCGGCGAGGAGATCGACCTCGACACGCTCAGCACCGACGATCAGGCGACCTACGACCTGCTGGCCAGCGGCGACACGCTGGGGGTGTTCCAGCTGGACTCCGGTGGCATGCGCGAGCTCCTCAAGCGGATGAAGCCCACCGGCTTCAACGACATCGTGGCCGCTCTCGCCCTGTACCGACCCGGGCCGATGGGGATGGGCACGCACTGGAACTACGCCGACCGCAAGAACGGCAAACAGGAGCTCACCCCGATCCACCCGGAGCTGGAGGAGCCGCTCAAGGAGATCCTGGGCGAGACCCACGGGTTGATCGTGTACCAGGAGCAGATCATGGCGATCTCCCGCGAACTCGCGGGCTACACGGCCGGTGAGGCCGACGGGTTCCGCAAGGCCATGGGTAAGAAGAAGGCAGAGGTCCTCGCGGCCGAGTACGAGAAGTTCTCCGGCGGCATGGGTGAGCGCGGGTTCTCCAAGGAGGCCGTGGACGCGCTCTGGGGCACCATCGAGCCGTTCGCCTCCTACGCATTCAACAAGTCCCACGCGGCCGGCTACGGGCTGGTGTCGTTCTGGACCGGTTACCTCAAGGCCAATTACCCGGCGGAGTACATGGCCGCCCTGCTCACCTCCGTGGGCGACGACAAGGACAAGGCCGCGCTGTACCTGTCCAACTGCCGGCAGATGGGGATCCGGGTGCTGCCGCCGTCGGTCAACGAGTCGCTCACCAACTTCGTCTCGGTGGGCGAGGACATCCGCTTCGGGATGGGTGCGGTCCGCAATGTCGGTACGCACGTGGTGGACTCCGTCGTGTCCGCGCGCAAGGAGAAGGGGGAGTTCACCGACTTCTCCGACTACCTGGCGAAGATCGACCAGACCGCGTGCACCAAGAAGGTCACCGAATCGCTGATCAAGGCCGGAGCGTTCGACTCCCTGGGACACCCGCGCAAGGGCTTGTTCCTGGTCCACGCCGACGCGGTCGAGTCGGTGATGTCCACCAAGAAGGCCGAGGCGGTGGGTCAGTTCGACCTGTTCGGCGGCGGGGATGCGGAGGACGCCGGGGGAGCCTCGGCGTTCAGTGACGTCTTCGCGGTCCGGGTCCCCGACGAGGAGTGGGACATCAAGCAGAAGCTGGCGCTCGAGCGGGAGATGCTGGGACTATACGTCTCGGGCCACCCGCTCGACGGGCTGGAGTCCGCGCTCGCCGCCAAGACCGACACGTCTATCGCCACCATCCACGAGGGCGAGCTCCCGCACGGCACCGCGGTGACGATCGGCGGGATCATCTCCGGCGTGGACCGGCGGGTCAACAAGAACGGCGAACCGTGGGCGATCGTGACGATCGAGGACTTCAACGGCAGCGTCGAGGTGCTCTTCTTCCCCAAGACCTATCGCCTCGCCGCCCTCGACATCGCCGAGGACGCTGTCGTCCTGGTCAAGGCTCGCATCAACATCCGCGAGGACCGGGTCTCGGTGTTCGGCGACACCCTCGAGGTGCCGGACCTGGTCGTGGGTGGCAACGGCGCCCCGCTGGCGCTGACGTTGCCCACGAAGATGTGCACCATCGAGACGGTCACCGCCCTCAAGCAGGTCCTCGGGCGGCACCCCGGTCCCTCGGACGTCCACCTGCGGTTGGTCAACGGGACGTCGTCCACGGTGTTGCGGTTGGACGACCATCTGCGGGTCGAGACATCGTCTTCGCTCATGGGGGATCTCAAGGCGCTCCTCGGGCCGGGCTGCCTCACCGGATGA
- the ilvA gene encoding threonine ammonia-lyase IlvA has protein sequence MTVTDSAATQVVTPDDIDTAARRIGDVILASELHQSERLSEQTGATILLKREDQQAVRSYKIRGAYNLMSQLTGDERSAGVVTASAGNHAQGVAFACRSLGINGRIYVPTNTPKQKRDRILAHGRNWVELVVTGVNFDAAQAAARADAERTGATMVPPFDHPDTMAGQGTIAAEILAQLDSVPDAVVVPVGGGGLVGGLATYLAEYAPDCKVIAVEPAGAPSLTRALEAGEPVTLDTVDTFVDGASVARLGDFPFGVISSMTERIQVLTVDEGAVCTAMLELYQNEGIIAEPAGALAVTALDQLDIEEGATVVCIISGGNNDVSRYSEIIERSLVHQGLKHYFLVKFPQEPGQLRRFLDEVLGPEDDITQFEYLKRNNREYGAALVGIELGSATGLHSLLERMDASRIDCERLEPGTAAYEYLT, from the coding sequence GTGACCGTGACCGACTCCGCCGCGACCCAGGTCGTGACCCCCGACGACATCGACACCGCTGCCCGCCGCATCGGCGATGTGATCCTCGCCAGCGAGCTGCACCAGAGCGAGCGGTTGAGTGAGCAGACCGGTGCGACGATCCTGCTCAAGCGCGAGGACCAGCAGGCGGTCCGGTCGTACAAGATCCGTGGTGCGTACAACCTGATGTCGCAGCTGACCGGTGACGAGCGAAGCGCCGGAGTGGTGACCGCGAGTGCGGGTAACCACGCCCAGGGCGTCGCCTTCGCCTGCCGGAGCCTGGGGATCAACGGCCGCATCTACGTTCCCACCAACACCCCCAAACAAAAGCGCGACCGGATCCTCGCCCACGGACGCAACTGGGTGGAGCTGGTGGTCACCGGCGTCAATTTCGACGCGGCTCAGGCCGCCGCCCGCGCGGACGCCGAGCGGACGGGCGCGACGATGGTCCCGCCGTTCGACCATCCGGACACCATGGCCGGCCAGGGGACCATCGCGGCGGAGATACTGGCGCAACTCGACAGCGTCCCCGACGCGGTGGTCGTGCCCGTCGGCGGTGGCGGACTGGTGGGCGGGCTCGCGACCTACCTGGCGGAGTACGCCCCTGACTGCAAGGTCATCGCGGTGGAACCCGCGGGGGCCCCGTCGCTGACCAGGGCCCTGGAAGCGGGGGAACCGGTGACCCTGGACACCGTCGACACCTTCGTCGACGGCGCGTCGGTGGCCCGGCTCGGCGATTTCCCGTTCGGGGTGATCTCCTCGATGACCGAGCGGATCCAGGTCCTCACGGTGGACGAGGGCGCGGTGTGCACCGCGATGCTGGAGCTGTACCAGAACGAGGGGATCATCGCCGAGCCCGCCGGCGCGTTGGCGGTCACCGCGCTGGACCAGCTCGACATCGAGGAGGGTGCGACGGTCGTCTGCATCATCTCGGGAGGCAACAACGACGTCTCGCGGTACAGCGAGATCATCGAACGGTCGTTGGTCCACCAGGGCCTCAAGCACTACTTCCTGGTCAAGTTCCCCCAGGAACCCGGTCAGCTGCGTCGGTTCCTCGACGAGGTGCTGGGGCCGGAGGACGACATCACGCAGTTCGAATACCTCAAGAGGAACAACCGCGAGTACGGGGCCGCCCTCGTGGGCATCGAACTCGGCTCGGCCACCGGTCTGCATTCACTGCTCGAACGCATGGACGCCTCGCGTATCGACTGCGAGCGGCTCGAGCCCGGAACCGCGGCGTACGAGTACCTGACTTGA
- the treZ gene encoding malto-oligosyltrehalose trehalohydrolase, producing MTSASSDTFSVWAPTAEAVGLVLDSADADPFPMTRAADGWWSSTVVREQGRDYGFVVTGDDGQTSDPRPDPRSPRQPHGVHGLSRVHRVDATRWSDAHWTGRQLAGSVLYEMHVGTFSPVGTLTSAIDHLDDLVELGVDMVEVMPVGAFNGEYGWGYDGVAWFAVHEPYGGPDAFQQFVDACHARGLGVCLDVVYNHLGPSGNYLPEFGPYLSAADGPWGSGLNLDGPHSGEVRRYIIDNALRWFDEFHVDALRLDAVHALHDGSAVHLLEQLAVEVESLSAHLGRPLSLIAESDQNDPRLVTAREGGGLGLTGQWDDDVHHAVHAAVSGERQGYYADFGSLEALRQVLTGAFLHAGTWSAFRGRVHGRPLDVERVPGSRFVAYTLTHDQVGNRAAGDRPSVNLTPAQQLAKAAIILCSPFTPMLFQGEEWGARTPFCFFTSHPEPDLAEAVRRGRTREFAEMGWDPATVADPQDPETFRRSVLDRSEQSEDQHAGILRGYRALIALRRAEPELSDPWLGAVRVRCGVEADDGRWLIVHRGSLALVVNLGTEPSRVPVTGDEVLTSGAVVDHDSVFCQAFGFAVVRTHTVTG from the coding sequence GTGACCTCCGCGAGCAGTGACACCTTCTCCGTCTGGGCGCCGACAGCCGAAGCCGTCGGTCTGGTCCTGGACTCCGCCGACGCCGATCCTTTTCCCATGACCCGCGCCGCCGACGGCTGGTGGTCCTCGACCGTCGTGCGGGAGCAGGGCAGGGACTACGGGTTCGTGGTGACGGGCGACGACGGCCAGACGAGCGATCCGCGTCCCGACCCGCGGTCGCCGCGCCAGCCGCACGGCGTGCACGGACTCTCACGGGTGCACCGGGTGGACGCCACCCGCTGGTCGGACGCGCACTGGACCGGTCGCCAACTGGCGGGGTCGGTCCTGTACGAGATGCACGTGGGCACCTTCTCCCCCGTCGGCACTCTGACCAGCGCGATAGATCACCTCGACGACCTGGTGGAGCTGGGCGTCGACATGGTCGAGGTGATGCCCGTGGGTGCGTTCAACGGGGAGTACGGCTGGGGTTACGACGGGGTGGCGTGGTTCGCCGTGCACGAGCCGTACGGCGGCCCGGACGCGTTCCAGCAGTTCGTGGACGCCTGCCACGCCCGCGGGCTCGGCGTCTGCCTGGACGTGGTCTACAACCACCTGGGCCCGTCCGGGAACTACCTCCCGGAGTTCGGCCCGTACCTGTCCGCGGCCGACGGACCGTGGGGGTCGGGGCTCAATCTCGACGGACCGCACTCGGGCGAGGTGCGTCGGTACATCATCGACAACGCCCTGCGCTGGTTCGACGAGTTCCACGTGGACGCCCTGCGGTTGGACGCGGTCCACGCCCTGCACGACGGCTCGGCCGTGCACCTGCTCGAGCAGTTGGCGGTGGAGGTGGAGTCCCTCTCCGCCCACCTCGGACGACCGTTGTCCCTGATCGCGGAGTCGGACCAGAACGACCCGCGGCTGGTCACCGCGCGCGAGGGCGGCGGGCTGGGCCTCACCGGGCAGTGGGACGACGACGTGCACCACGCCGTCCACGCCGCGGTCTCCGGGGAACGCCAGGGCTACTACGCGGATTTCGGCTCCCTCGAGGCGTTACGTCAGGTGCTCACCGGGGCCTTCCTGCACGCGGGGACATGGTCGGCGTTCCGGGGCCGGGTCCACGGCCGCCCGCTGGACGTCGAACGGGTGCCGGGCAGCCGCTTCGTCGCCTACACCCTGACCCACGACCAGGTGGGCAACCGCGCCGCGGGCGACCGGCCGTCGGTGAACCTCACCCCGGCCCAGCAGCTGGCCAAGGCCGCGATCATCCTGTGCTCCCCCTTCACCCCGATGTTGTTCCAGGGCGAGGAGTGGGGCGCCCGGACCCCGTTCTGCTTCTTCACCTCGCACCCCGAACCCGACCTCGCCGAGGCCGTGCGCCGGGGACGGACCCGCGAGTTCGCCGAGATGGGATGGGACCCGGCCACCGTGGCCGACCCCCAGGACCCGGAGACGTTCCGGCGGTCGGTGCTGGACCGGTCCGAGCAGTCCGAGGACCAGCACGCCGGGATCCTGCGCGGGTACCGTGCGCTCATCGCGCTACGGCGGGCCGAACCCGAGCTCAGCGATCCGTGGCTCGGTGCGGTGCGCGTGCGGTGCGGGGTCGAAGCCGACGACGGCCGCTGGTTGATCGTCCACCGCGGCTCTCTGGCGTTGGTGGTGAACCTCGGAACCGAACCGAGCAGGGTCCCGGTCACCGGCGACGAGGTGCTCACTTCGGGAGCGGTGGTCGACCATGACTCGGTCTTCTGTCAGGCCTTCGGATTCGCGGTGGTGCGCACCCACACGGTGACGGGGTAG
- a CDS encoding YigZ family protein: protein MTDSATRVLRLSAGPDVTGTYEERRSRFLAVLRRCDDEAAARDLISDLRRAHPDARHHCSAFLVDVPGSSRIERSNDDGEPSGTAGTPMLEVLRGSRVTGVGAVVVRWFGGTRLGTGGLVRAYGSAVSSAVDEAWRAGRIVEVTRTPAWRAEVDHSLAGGLEGAVRAAGAQVLGVDYGGRVELTVAGDLEVLGPILATRTSGGVEWEPAGVATTENAARLRDVES from the coding sequence ATGACCGACTCCGCGACTCGTGTGCTCAGGCTGTCCGCCGGCCCGGACGTCACGGGCACGTACGAGGAGAGGCGCTCGAGGTTTCTCGCGGTGTTGAGGAGGTGTGACGACGAGGCCGCCGCCCGTGACCTGATCTCCGACCTCCGTCGTGCCCACCCGGACGCGCGCCATCACTGCAGCGCGTTCCTGGTGGACGTCCCCGGGTCCAGCCGGATCGAGCGCTCGAACGACGACGGCGAGCCCTCCGGAACCGCCGGCACCCCCATGTTGGAGGTACTCCGCGGAAGTCGGGTGACAGGGGTCGGGGCGGTGGTCGTGCGGTGGTTCGGCGGAACGCGACTCGGTACGGGCGGGCTGGTCCGGGCGTACGGCTCCGCGGTGTCGTCCGCGGTCGACGAGGCGTGGCGGGCGGGTCGGATCGTGGAGGTGACACGAACCCCCGCGTGGCGGGCCGAGGTCGACCACTCACTGGCGGGGGGCCTCGAGGGAGCCGTTCGCGCAGCGGGGGCGCAGGTGCTCGGCGTGGACTACGGCGGGCGGGTCGAACTGACGGTGGCCGGTGACCTCGAGGTGCTGGGTCCGATCCTGGCTACCCGGACGTCCGGTGGCGTCGAATGGGAGCCCGCCGGGGTGGCGACCACCGAGAACGCGGCGCGGCTGCGAGATGTGGAATCCTGA